In Colletotrichum higginsianum IMI 349063 chromosome 3, whole genome shotgun sequence, a genomic segment contains:
- a CDS encoding Imidazoleglycerol-phosphate dehydratase, translating into MSTTSSHPPRWAALARDTNETKIQLAINLDGGAFPPDTDSRLTAAVTEHASQASKSQTISVNTGIGFLDHMLHALSKHAGWSLALACKGDLHIDDHHTAEDVCIALGYAFSNALGSATGLARFGYAYAPLDEALSRAVVDLSNRPYSVIDLGLRREKIGDLSCEMIPHCLQSFAQGARVTLHVDCLRGENDHHRAESAFKALAVAVKMATSRVAGKEGEVPSTKGTLSA; encoded by the exons ATGTCCACGacctcctcccaccctcccAGATGGGCCGCCCTCGCGCGCGACACCAACGAGACCAAGATTCAGTTGGCCATCAATCTCGATGGCGGGGCATTCCCACCCGACACCGACTCGAGACTCACTGCGGCCGTTACCGAACACGCCTCGCAGGCGAGCAAGTCTCAGACGATTAGCGTCAACACCGGCATCGGCTTCCTCGACCACATGCTCCACGCCCTCTCCAAGCACGCCGGCTGGAGTTTGGCCCTCGCCTGCAAGGGCGACCTTCACA TCGACGACCACCACACCGCTGAGGATGTCTGCATAGCCCTCGGCTACGCCTTCTCCAACGCCCTCGGCAGCGCGACTGGCCTCGCCCGCTTCGGTTACGCATACGCCcccctcgacgaagccctctcccgcgccgtcgtcgacctgtCCAACCGACCTTATAGCGTTATCGACCTCGGGCTCCGCCGCGAGAAGATTGGCGACCTGAGCTGCGAGATGATCCCCCACTGCCTGCAGAGCTTCGCCCAGGGCGCCAGAGTCACCCTGCATGTCGACTGCCTGCGGGGTGAGAACGACCACCACCGTGCCGAGAGCGCCTTCAAAGCcctggccgtggccgtcAAGATGGCAACGAGTCGCGTTGCTGGCAAGGAGGGAGAAGTGCCCAGCACCAAGGGAACCTTGAGCGCGTAA
- a CDS encoding Urease accessory protein — MLGWVLRRGLEGASGGNRGNPDDTTQIEQPDTPAPVFAARALKSAIFGTPARPEDDNVAGMAHRRDADDSDADSRTPLKPQGILLTPGTGTSRRKRVSFGHDVLDNKKVDNKKGKGKDTDERPGKFPDSFADSTSDSASKRTKLTEALENSRRNKGTASSRERSQTRSGTARGDDAEDEWEEADDDQCTQDITIDLNEPHSRSGKYWKSEFEQYHQDAKAEMEKLLKYKQLAKSYAKMKDAEAIDLNAKLKEEQEKASQMEKKISEMAAQIASKRVSGEERDNPQLMKDLAKQTAVAVEYRTQVKELAALLENREGDDDEGDAQSRRRRQAASPRTHKTLLETQRELRKARAQVRENGQLREEVERLKSDLLFAEQRANKLAEENKRLAEQQPLQNKETAPSNKDVDEVQEMCRRKDEELRKLKSDFESYRADAEATQEDTRRILEKATEKINELKKEIKTLKAGSAEASKTKGATTASADREPVAREHRAQDNDRLVTTSKVQKPSVDTDRRSLELVESLGRKLNETKSQNLRDKYQQDADSLSSEEDEPVAAPMRRPQSEIFSNRVELDKPKWRPFIPRSPRNREYLGPDLNERIVTSSEVPSGTTPMPRHRFASKANSHPVDLLEDRFARLGGPDIDASAMMTANMSRSTLPPERRAAAIARIEQRKADKRRAVSGQSSNKENVRPRR; from the exons ATGCTAGGCTGGGTTCTTAGACGAGGGTTGGAGGGCGCGTCTGGTGGAAACAGAGGAAACCCAG ACGACACGACGCAGATTGAGCAACCAGACACGCCAGCGCCCGTTTTCGCTGCGCGCGCGCTGAAAAGCGCAATCTTTGGGACACCCGCGCGACCTGAAGACGACAACGTCGCAGGCATGGCGCATCGTAGAGACGCTGACGACTCCGACGCGGATTCGCGAACGCCACTGAAACCCCAGGGTATCCTCTTAACTCCCGGAACCGGGACTTCGCGGCGAAAGCGCGTTTCGTTCGGGCATGACGTGTTGGACAATAAGAAAGTCGACaacaagaagggcaaggggAAGGATACCGACGAACGGCCCGGAAAGTTCCCCGACAGCTTTGCCGACTCGACCAGCGACTCTGCGAGCAAGCGCACCAAGTTGACGGAGGCATTGGAGAACTCTCGGCGGAACAAGGGAACCGCGAGCTCACGAGAGAGGAGCCAGACGCGCTCCGGCACAGCGAGAGGAGACGATGCGGAGGACGAGTGGGAAGAGGCCGATGACGACCAGTGCACCCAAGACATCACGATTGACCTTAATGAGCCTCATTCGCGGTCGGGCAAATATTGGAAGTCGGAATTCGAACAGTATCACCAAGACGCTAAAGCCGAGATGGAGAAATTGCTCAAGTACAAGCAACTGGCAAAATCCTATGCCAAGatgaaggacgccgaggccatcgacctGAACGCAAAACTTAAGGAGGAGCAAGAGAAGGCATCACAAATGGAAAAGAAGATATCCGAGATGGCTGCACAGATCGCTTCGAAGCGCGTCAGCGGCGAGGAAAGGGACAACCCACAGTTGATGAAGGACTTGGCCAAACAGaccgctgtcgccgtcgaaTACAGGACACAGGTGAAGGAGTTGGCAGCCTTGCTGGAGAATCGTGAGggagacgatgacgagggagATGCACAAAGCAGACGCCGAAGACAGGCCGCTTCTCCACGGACGCACAAAACATTGCTTGAAACGCAGCGCGAGTTGAGAAAAGCTCGAGCACAAGTGAGGGAGAATGGCCAATTGCGAGAAGAAGTCGAGCGCTTGAAGTCCGACCTCCTCTTTGCCGAGCAACGAGCAAACAAACTCGCCGAGGAAAACAAGCGACTCGCTGAGCAACAGCCATTACAGAACAAGGAGACGGCCCCATCGAACAAAGACGTGGACGAGGTACAGGAAATGTGTCGACGAAAGGACGAAGAGTTGCGCAAGCTGAAGTCAGACTTCGAGTCTTATCGAGCTGACGCCGAAGCCACGCAAGAAGATACCCGGCGCATCTTGGAAAAAGCAACTGAAAAGATCAACGAACTGAAGAAGGAGATCAAGACTCTCAAGGCGGGTTCAGCGGAGGCGTCTAAGACCAAGGGTGCAACCACTGCTTCAGCAGACCGTGAGCCAGTTGCGAGGGAGCATCGGGCCCAAGACAACGACCGCCTCGTTACGACTAGCAAAGTCCAGAAGCCGTCGGTTGATACTGACCGGCGAAGCCTCGAACTAGTGGAGTCTTTGGGCCGGAAGCTCAATGAGACGAAGTCACAGAATCTTCGGGATAAGTATCAGCAAGACGCCGATTCTCTCAGCTCGGAAGAAGACGAGCCTGTGGCTGCGCCCATGCGACGTCCGCAATCCGAAATCTTTTCAAACCGCGTCGAACTGGACAAGCCTAAATGGAGGCCCTTCATCCCGAGGTCACCACGCAACAGAGAATATCTCGGTCCCGATCTGAATGAACGGATCGTAACCTCGAGCGAGGTCCCTTCGGGGACAACACCGATGCCACGGCATAGGTTCGCCAGCAAGGCAAATAGCCATCCCGTCGACCTGTTGGAAGACCGGTTCGCCCGACTCGGCGGCCCGGACATCGACGCTAGCGCCATGATGACGGCCAACATGTCGAGGAGCACACTGCCTCCCGAGAGGCGAGCCGCAGCAATTGCAAGGATAGAACAGAGGAAGGCCGACAAGAGACGAGCTGTGTCAGGCCAGAGCAGCAACAAGGAGAATGTGCGTCCTCGACGCTGA
- a CDS encoding Protein kinase has translation MLTFKQKSDPSFDVRIRASSDEDLAITLGVVMTATYPKSPPLLTLKSTGDLREVTLFKLQKFIETQPKIFATEEQEMMDRIVEGLRDILEDAAQAKAKGLELPSLEEERASHEALLAKLAQEQREEEKRKKEEENKEEERVLGGLLQVELKRQKDKAKETRKKNRPNGLPSLNTMDGFNGPESGRIIFDRPCNTTDKTGNIISFQAVFGKSEIAKGSVSTVFSVWPVVDSGQDCPTLALKEAVLRTTAKEDVSVFKKQIQSLESQLEALKLVRHRNLLEVLDFRVEREKSNMAKALASLWTVNVLTPSAEKGSLAELLDLAGQLDTSKVRAWTRDLLDALNFLHNKSMVHQDIHAGNVLLFREQTGEVVPKLADAGYQRELHNIKSKSHAPLGLSSAKSAYWLPPETAALSKPHYTQKTDMWEFGIVFLQMIFGLDVPQKYHSPSSVSDSMSLSRPLQELVTRFFKADPKKRPRAFELGSSEFLATDAPVIVEDSLAITSNYHSLNTLSPIPPRLRRESTNRTLTSSRYREDFDEEGRLGKGGFGEVVKARKKLDGQIYAIKKVSQRSQASLTEILKEVRLLSQLSHPAVVRYYNTWVEEIPDQSDAEGDTSTEDLNTEDSRDTISQGPAIHFTTSTGGLDFMSSSGYPQVEFGYDDSDAEDDSGSEEEDEDEDDSEDESDSDSDNSSQAVGRAPKGKEILRRTQSHRSSRTVLYISMEYCEKRTLRDLITRKLYQNTPEIWRLFRQILEGLAHIHGLSIVHRDLKPENIFIAHSSDGTDNVKIGDFGLATSGQFAVDKALPNAMESDDITRSIGTTSYAAPEVRSGSSGMYSSKVDMYSLGIIFFEMCYPPMLGMQRAEVLEKLRRPSPILPPDFKPAERVQTEIVLSLVTHNPKERPSSAELLQSGKLPVQMESETIRRTLAGLADPSSPYYKKMLSTLFSRPLEQAKDYAWDMHESSPSQSDLLNQSIVKETLISIFRRHGALECQRTCLYPRSAHYAENVVRLLDSNGTVLQLPFDLTMGHARMLAKASAAPGVQRTFTFGNIFRDKGDTGQPYMLGEVDFDIVTTNTLDLALKEAEVLKVLDEIIATFPSLSSSQMCFHLGHSDLLQLIFDYCRVEHGSRRAVADVLSKLNIHHWTWQKIRAQLRSPMIGLSATSVDELQRFDFRDTPSKAFSKLKTLFEGTDMYQRASSTLAHLREVSEYAKRLGVASKIYVTPLNSLKESFYTGGILFSCLYDKKVKDVFAAGGRYDSLIRENRPKIGNNYEERHAVGFNLSWEKLSRSPKSGGRAFLKKSEEESHDIFDNAKRCDALVASFDAAVLRSTGIEILQMLWSHNISAELAKDARSPEDLLSRNRDEGYSWIIVIKQDAILKVKTMDKKDTPDVDIPMAQLLSWLRAEIRERDSKSVVKLRGSTQQSETGAAAETHHEQDVRVLTAQTRSKKFNRRTVVEQAQVSAGSLVHSFLDGPILAVETTDQVMDLIRDTCLSDGESWRKVEHSVTTAEKKYVREIHDMLLNWKWTWEKKNASRHSFLYNFRTGNCIYYDLGA, from the exons ATGCTGACGTTCAAGCAGAAATCAGATCCCTCATTCGATGTCCGCATCAGGGCTTCTTCGGATGAGGACTTGGCCATCACTCTTGGCGTAGTGATGACTGCTACGTATCCCAAGAGCCCGCCGTTACTGACGCTGAAGAGCACCGGCGACCTTCGTGAGGTTACCCTATTCAAACTTCAGAAATTCATCGAGACACAGCCCAAAATCTTTGCCaccgaggagcaggagatGATGGACCGGATTGTGGAGGGACTTAGAGACATTCTCGAAGACGCTGCTCAGGCCAAGGCGAAGGGTCTTGAGCTGCCTTCGCTTGAAGAAGAGCGAGCCTCCCACGAGGCCTTATTGGCCAAGCTGGCCCAGGAgcagagagaagaagagaaacgcaagaaggaggaagagaacaaagaggaagagagagttCTTGGCGGCTTGTTGCAGGTTGAGTTGAAACGCCAAAAGGACAAGGCGAAGGAGACGCGCAAGAAGAACCGCCCCAACGGACTACCATCTCTCAACACAATGGATGGCTTTAACGGCCCGGAAAGTGGTCGCATAATATTTGATCGACCTTGCAACACGACTGACAAAACCGGAAACATCATTTCATTTCAGGCTGTCTTCGGGAAATCCGAGATCGCCAAAGGCTCCGTTTCAACTGTCTTCTCCGTTTGGCCCGTCGTTGACAGTGGTCAGGACTGTCCCACCTTGGCTCTCAAGGAAGCCGTTCTTCGTACAACTGCCAAAGAGGATGTTTCTGTCTTCAAGAAACAAATTCAGTCCCTCGAAAGCCAACTTGAGGCACTTAAGCTAGTGCGTCATCGGAATCTGCTCGAGGTATTGGACTTCAGAGTGGAGCGCGAGAAGAGCAACATGGCAAAAGCGTTGGCCAGTCTTTGGACCGTCAACGTCCTCACCCCTAGTGCCGAGAAGGGATCTCTAGCTGAacttctcgacctcgctgGCCAGTTGGATACCAGCAAGGTGCGCGCCTGGACGCGAGATCTACTGGATGCTCTCAACTTCCTACACAACAAGTCCATGGTCCACCAAGACATCCACGCAGGGAACGTCTTGCTTTTCCGGGAACAAACAGGAGAGGTGGTCCCAAAACTCGCAGACGCGGGCTACCAACGAGAGTTGCACAACATCAAATCCAAAAGCCATGCGCCTCTGGGACTGAGCTCGGCAAAATCCGCTTATTGGCTGCCGCCGGAAACTGCCGCGTTGTCGAAGCCGCATTACACGCAGAAGACGGACATGTGGGAGTTCGGCATTGTCTTCTTGCAAATGATATTTGGGCTTGACGTGCCTCAAAAGTACCATTCACCTTCCTCCGTGTCAGATTCTATGTCATTGTCGAGGCCGTTACAAGAGTTGGTTACCAGATTCTTCAAAGCAGATCCCAAGAAACGGCCTCGCGCCTTCGAGCTCGGATCCAGTGAGTTCCTTGCCACAGACGCGCCTGTAATAGTGGAGGACAGCCTCGCGATCACGTCGAATTACCATTCTCTCAACACCCTGTCCCCAATACCCCCAAGGCTGAGACGTGAGTCGACGAATAGAACTCTCACCTCGTCCAGATACCGAGAAGACTTTGATGAGGAGGGTCGTCTAGGTAAGGGTGGATTTGGGGAGGTGGTCAAGGCCCGGAAAAAGTTGGACGGACAGATATACGCCATCAAGAAGGTCAGCCAAAGGTCGCAAGCAAGCCTGACTGAAATTCTGAAAGAGGTTCGCCTGTTGTCACAGCTCAGCCATCCAGCCGTGGTTCGCTACTACAACACCTGGGTCGAGGAGATTCCGGACCAATCTGACGCAGAGGGCGACACCTCCACGGAAGACTTGAACACGGAAGACTCTCGAGACACGATATCTCAAGGCCCCGCCATTCACTTCACGACAAGCACCGGTGGCCTGGACTTTATGTCATCCAGTGGCTACCCCCAAGTGGAGTTTGGCTACGACGATTCGGACGCAGAAGACGACTCTGGctccgaagaagaggatgaggacgaggacgactcGGAGGATGAGAGCGACTCCGACTCTGACAACAGTAGTCAGGCGGTCGGACGCGCGCCAAAGGGTAAAGAGATCTTGAGAAGGACTCAGTCCCACCGATCTTCCAGGACAGTTTTGTACATCTCCATGGAATACTGCGAGAAAAGG ACACTACGTGATCTGATCACCAGAAAGCTTTATCAAAACACACCGGAAATTTGGCGTCTTTTCCGACAAATACTCGAAGGGCTTGCCCATATTCACGGCCTCAGCATCGTTCATCGAGACCTGAAGCCCGAAAACATCTTCATTGCCCATAGTAGCGATGGAACGGACAACGTCAAGATTGGCGATTTTGGATTGGCAACCAGTGGCCAATTTGCTGTCGACAAAGCTTTACCAAACGCTATGGAATCAGACGACATCACCAGAAGCATCGGAACCACGTCTTATGCCGCCCCGGAGGTACGGTCAGGTTCCAGCGGGATGTACAGTTCCAAAGTCGAT ATGTACTCTTTGGGTATCATCTTTTTCGAGATGTGTTATCCTCCGATGCTCGGCATGCAGAGagccgaggtcctcgagaagctccgGCGACCGAGCCCAATACTTCCTCCAGATTTCAAGCCTGCGGAAAGAGTACAAACAGAGATTGTCTTGTCGTTGGTGACACACAACCCGAAAGAGCGGCCTTCAAGCGCGGAACTGCTCCAAAGCGGAAAGCTCCCGGTCCAAATGGAGAGTGAGACCATCAGACGTACCCTTGCAGGCCTCGCAGATCCCAGCTCACCCTACTACAAGAAGATGTTGTCGACTTTGTTCTCCCGGCCACTGGAACAAGCCAAGGACTACGCGTGGGATATGCACGAGTCGAGCCCGAGCCAGTCAGACTTATTGAACCAGAGCATCGTCAAGGAAACCTTGATATCCATATTCCGCCGACACGGGGCTCTGGAGTGTCAACGGACATGTCTCTACCCCCGTTCCGCCCATTATGCCGAGAACGTGGTGAGACTTCTGGACTCGAACGGAACGGTCCTACAGCTTCCCTTCGATCTTACGATGGGCCACGCGAGGATGCTTGCCAAGGCCAGCGCAGCGCCAGGCGTCCAGCGGACATTCACATTCGGCAATATCTTCCGCGACAAAGGGGACACTGGACAGCCCTACATGCTTGGTGAGGTTGACTTTGACATTGTGACGACCAACACCCTCGATCTGGCGTTAAAGGAAGCGGAGGTCCTGAAGGTGCTCGACGAAATCATTGCGACCTTTCCCTCGCTATCTTCGAGCCAGATGTGTTTCCACCTGGGACATTCCGACTTACTACAGCTTATATTCGACTACTGCCGGGTCGAGCACGGCTCTCGGAGAGCTGTGGCAGACGTCCTCAGCAAACTGAACATTCACCACTGGACTTGGCAGAAAATCAGAGCGCAGCTGCGATCTCCGATGATCGGTTTGTCGGCGACTAGTGTCGACGAACTACAGCGATTTGACTTTCGAG ATACACCGTCAAAGGCCTTTTCCAAGCTCAAGACCCTCTTTGAAGGCACCGACATGTACCAGCGAGcttcgtcgaccttggcgcaTCTGCGAGAGGTCTCAGAATATGCCAAACGTCTCGGGGTTGCGAGCAAAATTTACGTCACTCCTCTGAACAGTCTCAAGGAAAGCTTTTACACCGGGGGAATACTCTTTTCCTGCCTCTACGACAAGAAGGTCAAGGACGTTTTCGCCGCGGGTGGTCGGTACGACAGCCTCATCAGAGAAAACCGTCCCAAGATTGGCAACAACTACGAAGAGCGCCACGCCGTGGGATTCAATTTGTCGTGGGAGAAACTGTCGAGGTCCCCGAAAAGCGGTGGCAGGGCTTTCTTGAAAAAATCCGAAGAAGAAAGCCATGACATCTTTGACAACGCCAAGAGA TGCGATGCTTTGGTAGCCAGCTTCGATGCTGCCGTCTTGCGGTCTACGGGAATAGAAATCCTGCAGATGCTCTGGTCGCACAACATCAGTGCCGAGCTTGCAAAAGATGCACGATCGCCAGAAGATTTGCTGTCCCGGAATCGTGATGAGGGATACTCGTGgatcatcgtcatcaagcAGGACGCGATCCTGAAGGTCAAGACGATGGACAAGAAAGACACGCCCGACGTCGACATACCCATGGCGCAGTTGCTCTCGTGGCTGCGAGCCGAGATCCGGGAGCGCGACTCCAAGTCCGTGGTCAAGCTGAGGGGCAGCACCCAACAGTCCGAGACGGGGGCTGCGGCAGAGACGCACCATGAGCAAGACGTGCGCGTGCTGACGGCGCAGACGAGGAGCAAAAAGTTCAATCGGAGGACAGTCGTGGAGCAGGCGCAGGTGAGCGCCGGCAGTCTGGTCCACTCGTTCCTCGATGGACCCATCCTGGCCGTCGAGACAACGGACCAGGTGATGGATCTTATCAGAGACACGTGCCTGTCGGACGGGGAGAGCTGGCGCAAGGTAGAACACAGCGTGACGACAGCAGAGAAGAAGTATGTGCGCGAAATCCACGACATGTTACTGAATTGGAAATGGAcctgggagaagaagaatgcCAGCCGGCACTCGTTCCTGTACAACTTCAGGACGGGGAACTGTATCTACTATGACCTGGGGGCGTAG
- a CDS encoding SUMO-conjugating enzyme: protein MAQKRLMSELQALQKEKWVHIDVDERNVMSWKIGLMVVNPDSAFNGAYLKADMTFPRDYPYAPPTFRFLNKTIYHPNIYTDGKLCISILHTPGEDEQSGEQACERWSPLQGVESVLRSVLLLLDDPEINSPANVDASVLFRDSREEYNKRARETVEKSKKDMPPGVTIPTTADLEPVPQKTMDDDAFWNETDDEGDFDLGGSDSDFDMDEYNEDEDDEDADDDKP from the exons ATGGCGCAGAAGCGTTTGATGAGCGAGTTGCAGGCGCTGCAGAAGGAGAAGTGGGTGCACATCGATGTCGACGAAAGGAATGTCATGTCCTGGAAGATCGGTCTCATGGTCGTCAACCCGGACAGCGCGTTCAACGGTGCCTATCTCAAG GCCGACATGACATTCCCTCGTGATTACCCTTATGCCCCGCCAACCTTCCGATTCCTGAACAAGACCATCTACCATCCCAACATCTACACCGACGGCAAGCTCTGCATCTCTATCCTACACACACccggcgaagacgagcagTCGGGCGAGCAGGCTTGCGAGCGTTGGTCCCCTCTCCAGGGCGTCGAGTCGGTCTTGCGTTCGGTGCTGTTACTTCTGGACGACCCCGAGATTAACTCCCCCGCCAACGTCGACGCGAGCGTCTTGTTCCGCGACTCACGCGAAGAATACAACAAGAGAGCCCGGGAGACCGTTGAGAAGTCCAAGAAGGACATGCCTCCTGGTGTGACGATCCCGACTACGGCGGATCTGGAGCCGGTGCCCCAAAAgaccatggacgacgacgcttTTTGGaacgagacggacgacgagggcgacttCGATCTGGGTGGCAGCGACAGCGAtttcgacatggacgagtacaacgaggacgaggacgacgaagatgcgGATGATGACAAGCCTTGA
- a CDS encoding ubiquitin interaction domain-containing protein, with translation MATEPTSADVAQFCEITSLDPMLDRNLVVSALKSNTSLDQLIGEYYENSDAFRRKYTWDDTAFGAGREGEPNNTGIAFNIEAPDNAVIHGVTPPPDNGFYGPSAGAPSRPPSRTNNRSPLGAMADESNTGAPSSAEQYEEDLQRAMAESKKAVGYDPQEAGVTDIGTNAPYFGPANRSDYDQNNWAMVTTATTSSQAVVDGDPTPSARKRDEGAPAFLIYKPNARSASQRLGSVLTILHEIPLARNVLLQSGEQAASYGHNSEWWKGQPIYAPHVLAAIQQGEHQWAENSKPDFHEELHRLMAFLDLTERSYGSVEAMADLIPKSNFSLERQFYDTLDEKTDVEVLKPLTHLARPLSLQTLEPTQEPTRFAFLNFELTKSQYEQTKTLYDAWNWIVWHESMTWAEVQPNMGMVVLDDMGEVMTVNIDGEDPPEYLEIPEVWYPERYLESRKEEARICQEHLAWVARALYEARSREYELTKWIDPKTDKIHDKGEMLLNTLKEYERHVDYLDGLGRFRELQKLENEDEKQYIRLEDVPCVKTEAEEALAKSAQQVADRCSWELSQLEETKKRLYWERERLLERQRLLSSTLLTDPDKPGLAKPFTSKKFLLRGIATSQNVTYVCKRAGPALIDIGEAPAPVDQWWRLSYEAGSAYPAKAEKHSFDQVMRQVHVETKGPLLVYATEDAMNTPASPLSDALQRFARAENKNFRQELNQETTDEGAQLRNTNMSPISPSKRKYRSGSVDSMATNRASLGNSDTNSRAGDFDSDPFGEGDGTMDTDMTGLAARQSATDTASRNLTEVVRTGKTHNAEQAYNTKPPGILGQQRLSTPTPIDGVEDISRTVTPDSEEQPKGPEMQERAGGGGGSPFMARHSIYGMTHDPRDEQKTIKMMDMEIPDEHQQLQD, from the exons ATGGCGACCGAACCGACGTCAGCGGACGTCGCCCAGTTCTGCGAGATCACCAGCCTCGACCCCATGCTGGATCGCAACCTGGTGGTGTCCGCGCTCAAG AGCAACACTTCCTTGGATCAGCTCATAGGCGAATACTATGAGAACTCTGATGCG TTCCGAAGGAAGTACACTTGGGACGACACAGctttcggcgccggccgcgagGGAGAACCGAACAACACTGGCATAG CATTCAATATCGAAGCACCCGACAATGCCGTCATCCATGGCGTTACCCCTCCACCCGACAACGGCTTTTACGGGCCCTCCGCCGGTGCTCCCTCACGACCACCATCGAGAACCAACAATCGGTCGCCACTTG GAGCAATGGCTGACGAAAGCAACACAGGAGCGCCAAGCAGTGCAGAACAGTATGAAGAAGATCTGCAGCGGGCCATGGCCGAATCTAAGAAGGCTGTTGGATACGATCCACAAGAAGCTGGCGTCACCGATATAGGCACCAACGCTCCATATTTTGGGCCGGCCAACAGGTCCGACTATGACCAGAACAACTGGGCCATGGTAACGACCGCAACGACTTCGAGTCAAGCagttgttgacggcgaccCCACCCCATCTGCGAGAAAGCGAGACGAGGGTGCTCCGGCGTTTTTGATTTACAAACCAAACGCACGTAGCGCATCGCAGCGACTGGGCTCCGTACTGACAATCCTCCACGAAATCCCTCTTGCGCGTAACGTTCTTCTGCAATCTGGTGAGCAAGCAGCCAGCTATGGGCACAACAGCGAATGGTGGAAGGGCCAGCCGATATATGCCCCTCACGTCCTTGCCGCCATTCAGCAAGGCGAGCACCAGTGGGCAGAAAACTCGAAACCGGACTTTCACGAGGAGCTTCACCGCTTGATGGCCTTCCTGGATCTGACCGAGAGGAGTTATGGATCAGTCGAGGCCATGGCTGACTTGATACCCAAAAGCAACTTTAGCCTGGAGAGACAGTTCTACGATACGCTCGACGAAAAGACGGATGTCGAAGTTCTCAAGCCGTTGACTCACCTGGCCCGTCCCCTGTCATTGCAGACGCTGGAGCCCACTCAGGAGCCCACGCGCTTCGCGTTCCTCAACTTTGAGTTGACCAAAAGTCAATATGAGCAGACCAAGACTCTATATGATGCTTGGAACTGGATTGTTTGGCACGAATCCATGACGTGGGCGGAGGTGCAGCCGAACATGGGTATGGTCGTTCTCGACGACATGGGCGAGGTCATGACAGTCaacatcgacggcgaggacccCCCCGAATACCTGGAGATACCAGAAGTCTGGTACCCGGAACGTTATCTCGAGAGTCGGAAAGAAGAGGCAAGGATTTGTCAAGAACACCTGGCTTGGGTTGCGAGGGCTCTATACGAAGCACGGTCGAGGGAGTACGAACTCACTAAGTGGATCGATCCCAAGACGGATAAAATTCACGACAAGGGAGAAATGCTGCTCAACACACTTAAGGAATACGAGAGACACGTGGATTACCTGGATGGGCTGGGACGCTTCCGGGAGCTGCAAAAACTCGAGAACGAAGACGAGAAGCAGTACATTCGTCTCGAAGACGTGCCGTGCGTCAAGACTgaagccgaggaggcgctggccAAGAGCGCACAACAGGTGGCCGACAGATGTTCGTGGGAGCTATCTCAACTTGAGGAGACTAAGAAGA GGCTCTACTGGGAACGCGAGAGGCTCCTCGAACGGCAGAGGCTCCTTAGCAGCACTCTGCTTACTGACCCCGACAAACCAGGCTTGGCCAAGCCCTTCACCAGCAAGAAGTTCCTTTTGAGGGGAATCGCCACGTCGCAGAACGTAACGTACGTCTGCAAGCGAGCCGGTCCAGCTCTGATTGACATTGGAGAGGCACCTGCCCCCGTTGACCAGTGGTGGCGGCTGTCGTATGAGGCGGGTAGTGCATATCCTGCAAAGGCAGAG AAACACTCCTTTGACCAGGTGATGCGGCAGGTGCACGTTGAGACCAAGGGGCCCCTCCTTGTTTATGCTACAGAAGACGCAATGAACACACCTGCATCCCCTCTCTCTGACGCCCTACAGCGGTTTGCCCGTGCAGAAAACAAGAACTTCCGCCAGGAACTGAACCAAGAAACCACGGACGAAGGCGCGCAGTTGAGGAACACAAACATGTCGCCAATCTCACCATCCAAGAGAAAGTACCGCTCAGGCAGTGTCGACTCCATGGCAACTAACCGAGCTTCTTTGGGGAACAGTGACACCAACTCTAGAGCAGGCGACTTTGACAGCGACCCCTTTGGTGAGGGAGATGGCACAATGGACACTGATATGACGGGTTTGGCAGCGAGACAAAGCGCCACAGACACGGCAAGCAGAAACCTGACTGAGGTTGTGCGCACTGGCAAGACACACAACGCAGAACAAGCTTATAACACTAAACCCCCCGGTATTCTTGGACAACAGAGGCTCTCAACCCCTACTCCTATTGACGGCGTTGAAGATATCAGTCGTACTGTGACGCCAGACAGTGAGGAGCAACCCAAGGGCCCAGAGATGCAGGAACGGGCTGGGGGTGGGGGCGGCTCACCATTCATGGCTAGACACTCGATTTACGGCATGACACACGACCCAAGAGATGAGCAAAAGACGATCAAGATGATGGACATGGAGATTCCCGACGAGCATCAGCAGCTTCAAGACTAG